The sequence TCTGCTGAACATCAGATATTGCCGATGGCAGGGCTATTTTGTAAAGTGTTTCGCGGCGGTAATTGTGTTTTAAAACCTTTGTCTCGAACGATGTGCCGTTGTGGTTAAACTTTACCGGAAATATGTTGTGTTTCTGATGGATCATATACTAATAACACCTCTTTACAACCTTTGTTTGTGTGTTTTTCTTACAAGTTAAACTTTAGTATCTGTGTAGCAATTAAGTTACATGTTACGCTTTTTTAACCCGACTGACCGTTCTTTTACGCCCGTAAATATTTTATCAAAATAATACGTCTGTGATTTAACGATACCGGTAAATATTTTTAACCTTTTGGTATATTGGTACGTAATAATGCCATATCGTTAACGTATTAATACGTAATACTCAACATTACATGAAAGATACCCTTATCGTATTAGGCGCATTAGTTGTTTTACTTGCCCTTTGGTTCATCTTCAGGGGAACCGGGACTAAACCTGTTGACGAAGAGCCGGATGATAAATAGTTCTTTTAGGTGATTTCACCGATTAAGTGATGATTTCACCGATACCGCAATCAAAATCGGTGAAATCATTTCCTCAAATCGGTGAAATCAAAAAATCAAGTCGGTAAAATTCCAACTATAAAAACTTCTTCAAATACTCCAGGTAAATATCCCAGTCGCTTGGTACGGTGCCGTGCCCGCCCTGATGCATAAAGTAGCCCAGGGGGTTATAAGCCAACGAGGCATCCTTAGCCGCAGGCCACGGCGCGTTGCCCGGCCCCTGCAATCCAAATAAATTATAAACAGGTTGTGCCGATACAGCCGACAGAAACTCGCCATGCGGATCAGACCATAGGTCGGTATCCCCTGTTTGCAACAACAGGCTGCGCGGTGCCATTAAGGCCACCAGCATGTGCGCGTCTACCGGCGACAGGTTAAAATCGCCGGCGTATTTATGCCATTGGGCCGCGAACTGGTAAAAGTAGCGCGAGGTGTCGCTCATATGTGCCAGGTTCTCGCCATAATTACGGCGACTAAGCGCCGCGCCGCCCTCACCCGAGCAACTGGCCAGCACTGCTTTAAAACGGGTATCATGCGCGCCGGTCCATAACACGGTTTTACCCAGGCGCGATACACCGTGCAGGGCAACGCGATTAGCATCTATTTGCTTATCGGTCTCCAAATAATCCATAGCGCGGCTCAGGCCCCAGCTCCAGGCAGATATGGCGCCCCATTCACTATCGCCGGGGATGGTTTGCCCGGGTTTCATGTATTTGCCGATGATGCCGTATTTATAACCGGTTTTAAAATCAGGCTCGATATCGCCATAATAAATAGTAGCAATGCCATAACCCATGCCGGTAACACGTTCTATCAGTTCTTTCTTCATCGAACCCAGCCCCATTTTAGGAGCCGGCACCTTCTTGCCATTTTTATCCCACATGGTACCCTGCTTCACGCCCGGATCATCAACCGACATGCTGGAATTTGGCGAGAACGATATCATCAATAACAGCGGAACGGGTTTTGCAGATTTTGCCGGCAGGTACATCAGGATATCCATTTTCTGGTCGGTAGTATCCTTGGTAAAGTAAACGGTTACCTGTTTGCGTATGGTGCCGCCGCCAAAAACAGGTGTGCCCTTATCAAATACATTAAAACGCATACCTGCAGGTTTGCCGGGCATGGTGCCGTATTGGTTTTCTTCAAACAGTTTTACTATTTCAGGCCGGCGCTTGGTTAGCCAGGTTTGCTTATCCGTAACCTTTTGACCGTTCTTCATGGTCAGCACATCGGGCAGGGTATAGTTGCCTACTTTATCCTCATCGTAATTTACGGGGATACCCGCCACCATTGCAGCCGGCGGTTTGGCCGCTGGTGTGTTTTGGCCCAAAGCAACATGCCCCAATGCAGCGCAGGCGCTAAATAATAAAAGGCTTTTTGTTAAACGATACATAAAATCGGGTTTTATGGTGATGTTTGATAGGATTTATTTTAACTGGTATGGTGTGGCTGGCACAGGTATCATGTCAGGTGTTTTGGGTTGAGGCAAGGCAGCCGCGCTTTCAAGCCCGTTACCGGTTACGTTATAGGTGCTAAGCAAAGGCCCGGTATATCCTTTTACATTGATCCCGCTGATCTTAGCGTTTTTAATATTGGCCAGCGATATCCCCTTTTTGCAAGTGCCGCTGATATTGCTTAGTGTAAACCCATCCAGCGGTTTGCTGGGGTGTACGCCTACGCCATCTACCAAAACAGGCACATCAGTTACCTTAATATTAGTAAAGCTGAAGTTTTTGGTGGTAGGGATGCCCTCTAAACCGGGCACCGGCACCTGGTCCTGCAAGCCACTGCCGCTCAGGTTAAAGCGCAGCAGGCCGCCCTCCATACCGGTAACCTCGATATTATTTACGCTGATATTCTCGACAAAAGCACCACGGCCAACATTGCTTTTCATATAAAGCGCGAATGTTTTGGCGGCGGTGAACTTGCAATTTTCGATAGTAACGTTCCTTATCCCGCCCGATGTTTCGCTGCCGATACCGATGCAGGCAAATATCGAATCGGCAAAAGTGCAGTTGCTGATGTGAACATTTTGGGTAGTGCGCAGCAGGGTATAACCCTCCATGCCGCGACCAGACTTTAAGGAGATGCAATCATCGCCCGTAGCAATATCACAACCATCAATGGTAACGTTCTCGCACGAATCTACATCTATGCCATCGCCATTGCCGCCTGTACTGCGGATGTGTAGATTTTTTATTGTTACCGCATTACAATAAGTTAGGTGGATCGACCACATCACACGGTATTCGGTAGAAAAGCCCGAAAACTCTACGCCGGTGCAATCTATCGGTTCAATTAATGCCGGTCTGCGTAAGGGG comes from Mucilaginibacter mali and encodes:
- a CDS encoding glucuronyl esterase domain-containing protein, which gives rise to MYRLTKSLLLFSACAALGHVALGQNTPAAKPPAAMVAGIPVNYDEDKVGNYTLPDVLTMKNGQKVTDKQTWLTKRRPEIVKLFEENQYGTMPGKPAGMRFNVFDKGTPVFGGGTIRKQVTVYFTKDTTDQKMDILMYLPAKSAKPVPLLLMISFSPNSSMSVDDPGVKQGTMWDKNGKKVPAPKMGLGSMKKELIERVTGMGYGIATIYYGDIEPDFKTGYKYGIIGKYMKPGQTIPGDSEWGAISAWSWGLSRAMDYLETDKQIDANRVALHGVSRLGKTVLWTGAHDTRFKAVLASCSGEGGAALSRRNYGENLAHMSDTSRYFYQFAAQWHKYAGDFNLSPVDAHMLVALMAPRSLLLQTGDTDLWSDPHGEFLSAVSAQPVYNLFGLQGPGNAPWPAAKDASLAYNPLGYFMHQGGHGTVPSDWDIYLEYLKKFL
- a CDS encoding glycoside hydrolase family 28 protein; the encoded protein is MSNNNTRRTFIKQAGMGLLALPAASLAVNMPVTNHASNAPVLAQVKKLVLNIRDFGAVGDGQTKDMQAIQQTIDRCSVLGGGIVLVPAGNYLTGAIQLRSLVTLNLEKDAVIIGSPDLKDYAVMQVRWEGKWIQGYSGLIYAVGAKSIAIQGAGKIMGSTVVGGRPTADNPLRRPALIEPIDCTGVEFSGFSTEYRVMWSIHLTYCNAVTIKNLHIRSTGGNGDGIDVDSCENVTIDGCDIATGDDCISLKSGRGMEGYTLLRTTQNVHISNCTFADSIFACIGIGSETSGGIRNVTIENCKFTAAKTFALYMKSNVGRGAFVENISVNNIEVTGMEGGLLRFNLSGSGLQDQVPVPGLEGIPTTKNFSFTNIKVTDVPVLVDGVGVHPSKPLDGFTLSNISGTCKKGISLANIKNAKISGINVKGYTGPLLSTYNVTGNGLESAAALPQPKTPDMIPVPATPYQLK